The Elusimicrobiaceae bacterium genome contains the following window.
GCGAACAGCCCCGCAACGCCAAACAGCCCGAGATAGGAAGCGAACAGCACTCCCTCGTCGGGCCGGCCGACAAGGGTCACCGTAACGGGATAAGCCGCCGTCAGGGCAAGCGCGGTCCAGATGACAGTAGCCCCGGCCAGAAATTTCGCCGCGACAATCCGCCCTCTTGAAACCGGGAGAGCCGCCAGCAGTTCGGCGGTACCGCTTTTGGCCTCCTCCGCAAACAGGCGCATTGTAACCGCCGGCACAAAAAAAGTCAGCATTAACGGAGCGATTGACATAAACGGCTGGATATCCGACCGGTTCCGTATAAAAAGCTGTGAACCGAAAATATACCCGCACACCAGCAGGAACGCGGCAATCACTATATAGGCCATGGGGGAAGAAAAATACGCCGCCGTTTCCCGGCTGTAGAGGACCGCGACGGAACGCAAAGCGGCGCCAAACCGGCCGTTGCCGCTCATGAAGTAAGGCTCCTGAAAACATCCTCCAGCGAGGAGGCTTCTTTCTTCAGCTCCAGCACCGGCCAGCCGTTTTCAACGGAGGCGGAGTAAACCGCGCGCCGGAGATCATTGCCCGGCGCGCTGACGGTAAACCGTGTTTCGCCGCCCGACCGCGCGCTTTCACAGCGCGTTACGCCCGCCAGCGCCGACAGCCGGGCGCGGACAGCCGCTTCATCAATATCTCCGCACAGCGTGAGCGCGCAGGACTCTTCTCCGCCCAGCACCTTTGCCGCAGGACCCTGCGCGACCAGCCGGCCGCGCGCGATGACAAGCAGTTCGTCGCAAACGCGGCGCGCCTCCTCCAGCATGTGCGTGGAAAACAGAATGGTCTTTTCACGCCCGAGTTCCCGGATCAGCATACGCACGCCCTCAGCCTGATTGGGGTCCAGCCCGCCGGTCGGCTCATCCAGAAACAGCACAGGCGGATCATGCACTATTGCGTTGGCCAGGCCCGTGCGCTGGCGGTAGCCTCTGGAAAGCTCGCCGATATCCCTGCCGATCACTTCGCCCAGCCCGCACCGCTCGACCGCGTTTTTTACCGCCCGATCCAGTTTCTGACCGGCCAGGCCGCGCACGGCGCCGTTATACAAAAGATAGTCAGCCACTTCCATGTCTTCAT
Protein-coding sequences here:
- a CDS encoding ABC transporter permease, which encodes MSGNGRFGAALRSVAVLYSRETAAYFSSPMAYIVIAAFLLVCGYIFGSQLFIRNRSDIQPFMSIAPLMLTFFVPAVTMRLFAEEAKSGTAELLAALPVSRGRIVAAKFLAGATVIWTALALTAAYPVTVTLVGRPDEGVLFASYLGLFGVAGLFA
- a CDS encoding ATP-binding cassette domain-containing protein, whose amino-acid sequence is MIRAADFRRSYGAVRAVDGVSFAVGKGKIAGFLGPNGAGKTTTIKAFIGFLAPSEGALFINGLNTELHPLETKAVIGYLPENNPLYEDMEVADYLLYNGAVRGLAGQKLDRAVKNAVERCGLGEVIGRDIGELSRGYRQRTGLANAIVHDPPVLFLDEPTGGLDPNQAEGVRMLIRELGREKTILFSTHMLEEARRVCDELLVIARGRLVAQGPAAKVLGGEESCALTLCGDIDEAAVRARLSALAGVTRCESARSGGETRFTVSAPGNDLRRAVYSASVENGWPVLELKKEASSLEDVFRSLTS